The genomic window CCGTATCCGATATGGCCGGTATCAGTCTCCAGCATGACCACTACGTCTTCGACACACTCCACTGTGCGCAGCGCCGTCTTAAATGGCGTGATCAACGGCACTTTGAGCATGCCCAGCTTCACATCAACAATTTTCATGGCGGTACCGTTCAAATAATGGTTTTTATTGCGTAGATGCTGTCGACGAAGTCCATACTGCGTCCCAGCCAGAGAGGCTTTAACGGCGTCACGGATACACCCGAAAGGGTCCCGGAGTAAAAATCGCCTTCGCTATTGAAATAGCTAAGCCCAGTCACATCATGAATAACAAAGGGCTCACCATCCACGTGCCCGATGTACATCATCACATGCCCTGGGATATAGATAAGGTCACCCACTTTCAGCTCTTCCAGAGCCTGCAACTTTGCCTCACGACTGGCATCGCCGAGGCGACGTGTCGGCGCGAAATCACTGCGGCCTTGCTGGCCAGAGTTGCGCGGCATCAGGATGCCAAAAGACTTGTAGACTTCTCCAACGAAGCCGGTGCAGTCCCGACCGTTGTAATCGTGGCCCCAGCCATAGCGCTCACCGAGAAATTTGAAAGCCTGCTCGATCACCTGGCTTGGCCGGTACTCCAGCGGGCCGGTATGGACATCCTGGCTGCGGGCAATCAGCGCCGGAGTGAACTCCAGACGCCCTTTCGCGTCGCGCACCGGTAGCTTCACCACGTAACTGGCATAGGGATTTTGCCCATTGACGCTGTGGCCGACCTCACCTGCAGTCATCAGTGGTAAGGACACCCCCATATCCAGAACAACTTCGGAGGTCCTTGGGTCGACGGGGTTGTAGTTGGTTTTCACCTGGGAGCCGGTGACCATCAGGCGCGCATCAGCGCCCTGCCAGCCCTCGATTTCTGCCCGATCGCCTACCGCCACGGCGGATTTCGGTAACCAGGCCGCGTAGTGATAGTTGACCGCGAACCACCACTTGCCATCAGCGCTCTCGTGTAACAGCGCCAACTGCTGGCCCGGGAAAACGCCGGTCTCCTGCAGGCGGTCCAGGTCGGTATCATCAGGGTGCTTGTAGATTCGGGTGTGGGTCGGATAGCTGCGCATACTCGCACGCTGCACCACCATCCCCCATTGGACAGCAACCGCTTCTGGCAGCTCGTGCCGCTGTACCGCGGCCTGCCAGGCCTCGTAGTCGGCATCGGACACCTGGCGACCATCGCCATGGTAACGGGGCGACGATGCCGGTCGACTCACGCCATCGATCAGCGCCAGGACACCCGCCCTGGGCAGGCTGGCCGGGAATGCTTTCAGCTGGTGGAGATGCTCATCCCGAGACAGGTTGGCGGCGTTGAACTGCCGGATCTTCTCGGCGGTGAGGCGGACGGAATCATCCTCCAGCCGCGAGAGCCAGAACTCAGCGGAAAGCATTTCCTCCCGCACTTTCGGGACGTCAGATATAAATGTGGATTCGCCCCCCGGCGAACCTACTTCAACCCCGCCACTGACAGCGGGAAGCGACAGAGCCAACAGCAGCCCCGCCAACGTCATTGTTATTCTCATCTATTCGCTCCAGCGCCTTCCGGCAGATCTGGCCGCTCAGCATCCCAGACCGCTCAACTTCTCAACGCCTCAACACCAGTAGGGTTACCCCTGCGAGAATACATTATTCAAATCTTAGTAACAACTTTGAATAAACCTGTAAGCGGCAAAAAAAAGCCGGCACAGAATGCCGGTAACAACAATGGTGAGAAGACGACGGGGCAGACCTTCGCCCCAGCCTGCTCGATGGGAACCCGATAACACTGCAAACGCCGATAAAACAACACTTCGATGGCGCATGCGCCCTAATACCAACATCGCAATCCGGGCGAAATGGACACCGGCATCCAGGGAACAACATGGAATAAACTATTTTTCTTTGTGTGGACGGTCAAGAATTTTTTAGTTTTAATCGTGGAATGAAAGGATTGAATCCACGACCCGCTTGGCGCAAAGTTCAACAAGAACAACCTATCGCTGTGGCCGATTGACCTTAATTCGATCGGCCAAGGGAAGGGCTTACACTGGCCCCACGTCGATAATAATGAAGAAAATCACCATGCAGCCGATTCACGACCGCTGGCAGAATCTCGTCAGCCTGTTGATGGTGTCCATGATGGGCGCCGCTGTTCTCACCCTGCTGCCACTGTGGGTCGGTGGCCTCAGTGATCAGGGGCTCTTCTCCGAAACACAGATTGGCTGGCTCGCCGCTGCCGATGTGATAGGGATCTTCGCCAGCTCAGCCTCAGCCATTTTCTGGGTTCGTCGAATTCCATGGAAGCAGGTCACACTCGCCGGACTAGGCCTGTTCTTCACCGGTAACCTGTTGAGTCTCGGCACCACGGAATTCTCCCTGTTGATGGGATTCCGTATTCTCGCCGGCATCGGTTGCGGCGCGGCCTACGCAGTAGCACTGGCAGGACTTGGTGATCATCGCCGCCCCCCTCTGGCCTTTGGCCTGATGGTCACCGCTCAGGTGACCTTCGGCACCATCGGCTTTTTTGTCGTACCGCGCATCATGGAGTTATGGCAGGTCAATGGCTTCTTTCACTACCTGAACGGCTGGTTGGCGGCCACGCTGCTGCTATGCACCCTTTTCTTTCCCCGCTCAAAGCGGAGCGCAGCTGAATCAGATGCTGACGGCATCACGTCTTTGCTCCATGGCAAGTCCCTGCTGGTCTTTGCCACCACCGTCGTTTATTACTGTGGCGTTTCCGCGGTGTGGGCCTACCTCGAGCGGATTGGTGTCGATATGGGTCTTGCAGGTTCACAGGTCGGAGACCTGCTGGGTATCGGTTTTGCCATCAGTGGTCTGGGCTCGCTGGCAACGCCCCTGATCAGCCGGCTCGTCGGCCGCGCCCTGTCTCTGGGGATTTCCATCGCGATTCAGACGGTCACCATGGCTCTGCTGATGGGCGAGCATAGTGGAAGTGGCTATATGCTTTACGCAGCCACATCCATCGTCTTTCAGTTTTTCTGGAGCTTTACCATCCCACTGTTGATGGACCAGTTTAACCGAGTCGACGATACCGGTCGCTTCATCGTACTCTGCGCCAGCGCATTCAAAGTTGGCGAAATCATCGGCCCTCCCCTCGCAGCCAGCCTGATCGGACCGTTTGGCTACACCGGTGTCCTGGCCCTGGGTATCGGCAGTGTTCTCCTCGCCCTTTGCATGGCACTGGTCACTGAAACCCGCTCAAACCAATCCATTGCGGTACCGGCAGCGGGGACCCTGTGAGTTACCCGCAACTACAGAAGCTGATACTCGGCCTCACTGCTGTGACCATCTTCAACAGCAGTGCTGCTTGGGCACAGCCGATGGCAGGCAGCGATCCCTTTGCGCGGCTCACGCAAGCGGAACTGGGGCTCGGAGCCTTCCGCAGCGCCAATGGCACGCCCTCTGCCAATTACTGGCAACAGCAGGTCGATTACGACATCGATGTCTCGCTGATGCCTGAGCAGCAGCGACTGGAAGCCAGTGCCGTCGTGCACTACCACAACCGCTCGCCGGATACGCTCAACAACCTATTCTTCGCCCTGGACCACGATGCACTGAAGGGCGCCAGCGCCGCAGAGTTTCGCCTGCTGGCCAGCGGTGAAGCCGCGCGACCGGTGGCAGTGGCCAGAAACCAGAAGACCACCGGTTTCGCTATCGAATCCGTGCAGCGCGCCGATGGCGGAACCCTGGGCTGGAACGTGAGCGACACGCTGCTGCACATCCGCCTCCCCCACCCGTTGGAGAGCGGAGAAAAGATTGCCCTCTCCATGCAATGGAGCCTGCCACTCACAGATAAGCAGGCAACGACTGTACGCAGCGGCTACGAAACCCTGGACGATGGCAAGCGTATCTTTGTTGCTGCGCAGTGGTTCCCCCGCGCCGTGGCCTACACCGACTATGCCGGCTGGCAGCTGAAGCCCTTTCTGCAGCAGGGTGAGTTTTCCACTGAATTCGGGCGCTATCGTGTGCGGATCACTGCGCCGGAAAATTTTGTTATCGCCGCCAGTGGGCAGTTGCGGAACCCGAAAGAAGTGTTGGATCGGCAGCAGTTCCTGCAGTGGAAAAGTGATTCCACCGAAGAGCGATGGATTGTGAATGAGGCGCTCGCAAACCTTAAACGCCGACAGACTACTGAGGAAAGTAAACAGTGGTTTTTTACTGGAGAACAACTGCGAGACTTTGCGTTCTCGGCCTCGGCAAGCTTCCATTGGCAGATTAAACGCGACAGCAAGGGCCGACGCCTGCAGCTTTTTTATCCGCGCGAGGCAGCCTCGCTCTGGAGCAAGTTCGGCTTGCCGGCAATTGACCACACCCTGCAGGTATTTGATGAGGCCACTGTTCCCTTGCCACTTGAAACCATCAGTGTGGTCAATGCGGCCGGCATCGGCATGGAATACCCGGGCCTGGCCACCATCGCCACTCGCCCGGAGCGCATGGAGAACACGAGGGAGCCCTCGACCGAGGCAAGCGAACCTCTTCCCCCCTGGGACGCTCTGACAAAATACGACTTTATCGGCAGCATCATTCATGAGGTGGGACACAACTACCTGCCCATGGCCATCAACACCGATGAACGGGAATGGGCCTGGCTGGATGAGGGCCTGGTCAGCTTCATCGAATATCGGGCCGAGCACGCATGGGAAGCGAACTTCGATGTTATCTACGGTGAGCCACGCTCGGTCGCGGGCTATATGGCTTCGCAGGCCCACCAGCCCATCATGACATCCGCTGACAGTCTCGACCGAAAAATTGCCAACGCTTATAACAAGACCGCCAGCGTTCTCAATATGCTGCGCCACTTGGTACTGAGTCCGGAAGACTTCGATCAGGCACTGCGTCGTTTTGCTGTCGACTGGCAGGGCAAGCGTCCCACGCCCGGGGATTTCTTCCGGGCAATGGAGAGTTCTACGGGAACAGATCTGAGCTGGTTCTGGCGCAACTGGTTTTTCGACGCAGCTTCAATAGATTTTTCCGTCCTGGCACTGATGGAGAACGGGACTACCCTGCCCCAGCGTTCGATAGATCAGCCCGAGCCCGCGGCACTCGCATATACCGCAGGAAGTATCAGCCGGTTTGTCGTGGATCAGCAACCTGACCTGGCAGATACCTACACTAAAACCCTCATACCAACAGAAGCCTCCGAGAGAATCGAGACACCTCTCCCGGCACCAACCGAACACAGCCGCTGGTACCAGCTCACCATTGCCAATAGCGGTCTAGGCCTGTTGCCAGTACCCATACGGCTTACGACGGCATCCGGCCGCGCCTACCGGCTGCAAGTGCCTGCACAGACCTGGATGCGGACCGAAGAAGGCAAACTGTCGCTGCAGTTGCCACTGCCAGAGCATGAGTCCCTTAGCGGTATCTGTATTGATCCCCTGTGGCTGACACCGGATACCGACCGAAGCAACAACTGTATTGAGATGGATCCATCATGAAAAAACATCGCCACGCACAGCGGCTCCTATTGCCGCTATTCACCGCCCTGCTTCTACCCCTGAGCGCCGCAGCGGAATCCCAACAGCCAGAACAGAGCATGGCCAGCAAGGTCATCTCCCAGGCGCTCAAATGGAATAACGGGGAATACCGGGTCGGCACCGCTGAACAGTGCATGAACTGGACGCGGGAAGTACTTGTCGCCGCCTGCGGCGCTCACTTTGCCACGCTGGAGACACAGACCCCGTGGGATGCCCACCTGCTGGGATCAGGGGACAAGCTGCTACCAGAGCATGTCGATTCTCTGGCAGCCGATGAGTTCGGAAAGAAAGTCACCCGCATCGGAGACCTGCAGCCCGGTGATCTCGTCTTCCTGAAGAATACTTATGGCAACTGGGCAGAGGGTGTCCTGACCCACGTGGGCATCGCCCTCGGGGATGGCACCTATATCCATCGCATGACCTCCAACGATGGCATCGTGAAAATTGATCCTATTCCGTCCAACGATTTCGACTCGGGTATTCGACTGAAGGAGTCTCTATGTCATTCCGAATAAAACGCCCCCTGCGGACAGTTTCCCTGCTGGGAGCCGCCTGCGCACTCGTGCTGACAGGCTGCACCACCGGTGGTATCGACAAGCCTCGGGGCAACGGCTACAAAATCGAGCGGGTGCAATCGGAAAATGCCAGTGAACGGGTACGGTTCCTGGTGATGCACTTTACTACTATCGATTTTGACCACTCCCTGAGGGTGCTCACTCAGCCGAGCAGCGCACCGGTCAGTTCGCATTACCTGGTGCCCGAAAATAATGACCCCACCTACCCCCATGATGACCTGAGGGTATACCAGCTGGTAGATGAGGATCGCCGGGCCTGGCATGCGGGGCCGGCACGGTGGGAGGACCGGTACCAAATCAACGACCAGTCCATCGGTATCGAAATCGTCAATCGGGCCCACTGCCACCCGCCGGTGGAGACCTCCACCGAGGAAATCGGTGAAGAAATCTGCTTCTTCCCGGAATTCGACCCCGAGCAGATTGACCTGGTGATTGCCCTGTCCAAGGATATCCTTGCGCGCTATCCCGATATCACCCCTACCCGCGTGATCGGCCACGGTGATGTAGTGCCCCAGTACAAAATTGATCCGGGCCCCCGTTTTCCCTGGCAGAAACTGGCAGAGGCCGGCATCGGTGCCTGGTACGAGGAGGAGGCAGTCAAACGCCATATGGATTACCTCCAGGGCAATACCAGCAGCGACCGCGAGAGTATCCGCCGACGCTTCGCGCAATGGCTAGCCGACTATGGTTACGGTATCGATCCGGAAACCGCCAGCGAAGACGACATCACCCTGTACACGCGGGCTTTTCAATTCCACTTCCGCCCCTGGAAAGTGGACGGTGAGGTAGATAACCATTCCCGCGCCATCCTGCTGGCGCTGCTGGAAAAGTATTTCCCCAGCAAGTTGAGTGGCTATCCGGAGCTGAAAGGCACGCTTGTAGCAGAGCTGGACAACAGGGAATAGCTTTCCACGCAGAAACAGGGCCGTGTGACCGGCGTCAGTTCATCCTGCGCCGGTCATTGAAGTGGAGGAAACCGACGGTGAAACCAATCCTTAGAACCTTCAGGGCGCAGCTGCTTGCTGCGCTGTTACTACCCGCCATTTTCCCCGGCACGGCTTTGGCAGAAAGCGTTAAAGGCACCGACGCGCTGCAACTGCCCTACTGGAAGCAAACCGAGAATCGCCATGAGCCCGAGCGTACCTGCTCGCTAACGTCGCTCGCCATGGTCACTGATTATCTGGGGCTGACCGATCCGGCAAAGAACGGCCGCACACCGGATTTCCTGTTCGAACAACTGAATGGCGTGCGCCAGACAGTCCCGGCACTGCAGGATGGTTTCAACACACTGGCCAAGAAAAACGGCAGCGACCTGCGGGCATACAGCAAAACCGACGGCACCATCGAGGAGCTCCGGGAGGCTTTGGCCGCAGGTTACCCGGTCATCGTCCATGGCTGGTTCACTCCCTCCGGACATATCGTCGTAGTCACCGGTTTCAATGGCCGAAGTTACACCGTCCACGACCCGAACGGCCGCTGGGATCTCAAGAAATGGGGTGGTTACGATACGTCGGTTTCCGGTGAGGATATGCGCTACCCCCGGGACGCTTTTGAGCTGGCCATTAATGACAACGGCACCGGTGACGATCTCTGGCTGCATATTTTCCGGTGAAGCTACAGCCTGTCACCGGCTTCCAGGTCGTCCCGCCTTGATTTAAGTGCCTTACGGACTTCCTTGATGACTGCCACTGCATGCGGATTGTCCCCATGGACGCAGATCGTATCCGCCTGAAGCGGGTAACGTCCGCCATCACTGGCTACCACGTGGCCCGCGGCAATATTTTTGACCTGTTCAACCACCGCTTCCGCATCCTGCAGCACTGCCCCCGTCTCACTTCGCGGTGTCAGGGTGCCATCGGGCCGATAACGGCGGTCGGCAAACGCTTCGAACAGTAGCGGAACCGAGTACTCGCTGGCGATTGTCTCAAACTTTTCCCGCTCGGGAGTCGCCATCAGCATGACCGGGATATCCAACTCCATCTTCCTGACCGATTCCAGTATCGCCCGGTATACCTCCTCTTTCCCCATCATGTCGTGATAGAGAGCCCCATGGGGTTTGATATAGGCGAGCTGTGTGCCCTCCGCTGCGCAGAGCCCCTGGAGGGCGCCGGCCTGATAGAGCACCATTGCGGTCACTTCTTCCGGCGGACAGGCCATGGAGCGACGACCGAAACCGACCAGGTCCGGATAGGAAGGGTGCGCGCCGATCTGGACGCCATGAGCCTTCGCCAGCTGTACGGTTCTGTGCACCGTCAGCGGGTCGCCGGCATGAAAACCACAAGCCACATTCGCCATATCGATATAGGGCATGACCAGGGCCTCATCCACCAACTGCCAGTTACCGTATCCCTCACCCAGGTCACAATTGAGCTTGATCACCCCTTTACTCCATGGCTATCAGTCATTTTCATAAATCCGCGGTACCCGTTCAGTAAGGCCTGTCAACAGTTCATAGGCAATGGTGCCCGCGTGAGCCGCCACGTCCGCTACCGGCAGCGCACTGCCCCAGAGGGTCACTGGCGCTCCGACCTTTGCCTCCGGTAAGTACGTGAGATCGACCGCCAACATGTCCATCGACACCCGGCCGACCAGCTGGGTTTTTCGACCTCCCACCATCACAGGAGTACCAGACGGTGCATGGCGGGGGTACCCATCGCCGTAACCACAAGCCACGATACCGAAGCGGCCCGGCCCAGGGAAATGGTAATCGCAACCATAGCCGACACTCTCCCCCGCACCGATCTGACGCTCGGCAATTAACCGCGACTCGAATTCCATACTGCTTCGCAGCTCCGGATGCCGGATGCCATCCAGGCGTGGGTTGACACCCCACAACATGATTCCGGCACGGTTCCAGTCACGACGCGCGCCGGGCAGCGCCAGTAATGCTGCGGAATTGGCAATACTGGCCGCTAGAGCCTCTCCTGCCAGCGCGGAATCAAACCGCTGCAACTGAACCTCGTTGCACTCGCGCTGCGGTTCGTCCGCGCAGGCCAGGTGGGTCATCAGGGTAATCTCGGCTTGCGGCGCCACAGCCCGCAACCGCCGGTAAATCGCCGCAGCCTCCGGCCAGGAAAACCCGAGACGCCCCATCCCGGTATCGATCTTCAGCCACAGGGCGAGATGGCCTCCCTCGGGTTCCTGCGCCAGCATGTCCAGTTGGTAAGGGCTGTGGATGACAATATCCAGGCGCTGCGAGATGGCCTCCCGCAGAGCGGCACGATCAAAGACACCCTCGAGCACCAGCAACCGGCCCTGCACACCTGTGCGCCGCAAAACCAGCGCTTCCTCGATGGTTGCCACGCCCAGGGCGTCAGCCCCTGCCAACGCTTCGCCGACGACCGCGAGACCGTGGCCGTAGGCATTGGCCTTGATGATGGCCACGGTCCGGCCGTCACCCAGGGAGCGGGCGAACTGATAATTGTGGCGGATAGCATCCAGGTTGACCCGTGCCTGCAGTGGACGACTCATGATATTGATTCCGGGATAAGTGCCGGCGTGGCAATCGTAGGGGGTTTGGCAGAATCCAGCGTATCGCTGTTGCTGCCAATCAGGTGACGGAGCTCATCGATCAGGCTCTGCCCGTGGTCCGCTGGTAGGCCATCTTCGGTTGGCGTGGCCGCACCGGTGACTCCGTCGACGATGCCCGAAACATTCAATGCTTCAAGCAGCTGCCACAGGGAGAGTTCCGGGAACAGGTCTCGGTCCATGTATGCCGAAGCCAGGGCCACTGCACCATAGACGCCCCAATTGGAAACATCCGCGATCACCAACTGATCCGTCGCAGAAACCGCCGGCTCGATATCCAGCTGCTGTAAAGCGGTACCGACAGCCCCCATACCCAGTTCATTGCCGCCGTCGGCGAACGCCAGGCTCGGGCAGGAACAGAGAGAGAGCAGCGCCTCCCAACCGTGAGTCCTATCGCTGATATTCTGCCGACGCATGTTGTAGTGATTGCCGTCGGCCGTGACACCGGGCACTTCAACGAAAACCACCAGTGTGGGACGGAAGTGACCCACCGCAGTATGCAGCCACGAGGCCGGATCGCCACCCTCTGCCAATTTATCCCGTGCGCCAAGCACTTCTCGTTCGAGATTCAGCAGAGCGGCAGCCTGCCCCAACTGCGAGAGAAAGCCCGGTGCGCCCAGTACTGCAACTTCGGAACCGAGTCGCTTCATTGCCGAGGCTAGCAGCAGTGCACCAGCCGGGCCATCAGTCTCAAAGGTATCACCCACCGGGAAGCCACTAATAATCAGCACCCGCGCCCGGTGCCGCAACATGCTCCTCACGGCAGTCTCGAGATAGCCGGTCTGCCAGGCACTGCGCAGCCATCCCATGCCTCGCCGGTCCAGGCGCACCAAGCGCTCTTCGATCTCCAGAGCGAGCGCGCATGGGGTTTCAGCACGGAGATCAGTGTTCACGGGCGGCGCCCAAAAAGAATTGCCGCTGCTCAATCAGCAGGGCCTGGGACTCTGTCAGTGTGCCGGGCACAAACTTCACCTTACTGCCGGGCCGCGCCTGGGCCAGCCAGTCCAGGTCCACAGAGTAGACATGGCCCAATTTGGGGTAGCCGCCGATGGTCTGGCAGTCGCGCATCAGGACAATCGGCTGGCCACTGGCGGGCACCTGCACGACACCGGGGCACACCGCCTCCGAAACCAGATGTCCCGGTACTTCTGGCAGTGGATCGCCAGACAAGCGGATACCCATGCGATCAGAATCCGGCGCTACCTGGTAAATCTGTGAAAAAAAATTGTCTCTGGTCGCTTCGGGAAATTGCTCAAACTGATTCGAGGCAACCAGGCGCAACTCCAGCTGATCGGTATAACTGCGCTGAAAATCCACCGGCGTCTGGCGTAGCACGCCATCTGAATCTCCGCGATAGGGCAACTGATCTCCAGTCTGCAGCGGTGCACCATTGAGCCCTCCCAGGGCTTCACCGACGGTGGTGGCCCGACTGTTCCAGACCTGAGGGCTATCAATGCCACCGGCAATAGCCAGGTATCCCCGGATGCCAGTGCGCGCCATACCCGCTTGCAGCAGTGCGCCCGCGGGAACACGGTGAGACGCCCAGGACTGCAGC from Microbulbifer aggregans includes these protein-coding regions:
- a CDS encoding biotin-dependent carboxyltransferase family protein; translated protein: MTDFATVEKGGPLTLIQDSGRRGQQHLGVSVGGALDTHAAGWANLLLGNEVGAALLEICLGPFAIRFRSATRIAVTGADCGWQLNGEPLQSWASHRVPAGALLQAGMARTGIRGYLAIAGGIDSPQVWNSRATTVGEALGGLNGAPLQTGDQLPYRGDSDGVLRQTPVDFQRSYTDQLELRLVASNQFEQFPEATRDNFFSQIYQVAPDSDRMGIRLSGDPLPEVPGHLVSEAVCPGVVQVPASGQPIVLMRDCQTIGGYPKLGHVYSVDLDWLAQARPGSKVKFVPGTLTESQALLIEQRQFFLGAAREH
- a CDS encoding C39 family peptidase, with protein sequence MKPILRTFRAQLLAALLLPAIFPGTALAESVKGTDALQLPYWKQTENRHEPERTCSLTSLAMVTDYLGLTDPAKNGRTPDFLFEQLNGVRQTVPALQDGFNTLAKKNGSDLRAYSKTDGTIEELREALAAGYPVIVHGWFTPSGHIVVVTGFNGRSYTVHDPNGRWDLKKWGGYDTSVSGEDMRYPRDAFELAINDNGTGDDLWLHIFR
- a CDS encoding M1 family metallopeptidase, producing the protein MSYPQLQKLILGLTAVTIFNSSAAWAQPMAGSDPFARLTQAELGLGAFRSANGTPSANYWQQQVDYDIDVSLMPEQQRLEASAVVHYHNRSPDTLNNLFFALDHDALKGASAAEFRLLASGEAARPVAVARNQKTTGFAIESVQRADGGTLGWNVSDTLLHIRLPHPLESGEKIALSMQWSLPLTDKQATTVRSGYETLDDGKRIFVAAQWFPRAVAYTDYAGWQLKPFLQQGEFSTEFGRYRVRITAPENFVIAASGQLRNPKEVLDRQQFLQWKSDSTEERWIVNEALANLKRRQTTEESKQWFFTGEQLRDFAFSASASFHWQIKRDSKGRRLQLFYPREAASLWSKFGLPAIDHTLQVFDEATVPLPLETISVVNAAGIGMEYPGLATIATRPERMENTREPSTEASEPLPPWDALTKYDFIGSIIHEVGHNYLPMAINTDEREWAWLDEGLVSFIEYRAEHAWEANFDVIYGEPRSVAGYMASQAHQPIMTSADSLDRKIANAYNKTASVLNMLRHLVLSPEDFDQALRRFAVDWQGKRPTPGDFFRAMESSTGTDLSWFWRNWFFDAASIDFSVLALMENGTTLPQRSIDQPEPAALAYTAGSISRFVVDQQPDLADTYTKTLIPTEASERIETPLPAPTEHSRWYQLTIANSGLGLLPVPIRLTTASGRAYRLQVPAQTWMRTEEGKLSLQLPLPEHESLSGICIDPLWLTPDTDRSNNCIEMDPS
- a CDS encoding N-acetylmuramoyl-L-alanine amidase, with the protein product MSFRIKRPLRTVSLLGAACALVLTGCTTGGIDKPRGNGYKIERVQSENASERVRFLVMHFTTIDFDHSLRVLTQPSSAPVSSHYLVPENNDPTYPHDDLRVYQLVDEDRRAWHAGPARWEDRYQINDQSIGIEIVNRAHCHPPVETSTEEIGEEICFFPEFDPEQIDLVIALSKDILARYPDITPTRVIGHGDVVPQYKIDPGPRFPWQKLAEAGIGAWYEEEAVKRHMDYLQGNTSSDRESIRRRFAQWLADYGYGIDPETASEDDITLYTRAFQFHFRPWKVDGEVDNHSRAILLALLEKYFPSKLSGYPELKGTLVAELDNRE
- a CDS encoding glutamate cyclase domain-containing protein — protein: MNTDLRAETPCALALEIEERLVRLDRRGMGWLRSAWQTGYLETAVRSMLRHRARVLIISGFPVGDTFETDGPAGALLLASAMKRLGSEVAVLGAPGFLSQLGQAAALLNLEREVLGARDKLAEGGDPASWLHTAVGHFRPTLVVFVEVPGVTADGNHYNMRRQNISDRTHGWEALLSLCSCPSLAFADGGNELGMGAVGTALQQLDIEPAVSATDQLVIADVSNWGVYGAVALASAYMDRDLFPELSLWQLLEALNVSGIVDGVTGAATPTEDGLPADHGQSLIDELRHLIGSNSDTLDSAKPPTIATPALIPESIS
- a CDS encoding NlpC/P60 family protein — protein: MRITMTLAGLLLALSLPAVSGGVEVGSPGGESTFISDVPKVREEMLSAEFWLSRLEDDSVRLTAEKIRQFNAANLSRDEHLHQLKAFPASLPRAGVLALIDGVSRPASSPRYHGDGRQVSDADYEAWQAAVQRHELPEAVAVQWGMVVQRASMRSYPTHTRIYKHPDDTDLDRLQETGVFPGQQLALLHESADGKWWFAVNYHYAAWLPKSAVAVGDRAEIEGWQGADARLMVTGSQVKTNYNPVDPRTSEVVLDMGVSLPLMTAGEVGHSVNGQNPYASYVVKLPVRDAKGRLEFTPALIARSQDVHTGPLEYRPSQVIEQAFKFLGERYGWGHDYNGRDCTGFVGEVYKSFGILMPRNSGQQGRSDFAPTRRLGDASREAKLQALEELKVGDLIYIPGHVMMYIGHVDGEPFVIHDVTGLSYFNSEGDFYSGTLSGVSVTPLKPLWLGRSMDFVDSIYAIKTII
- a CDS encoding NlpC/P60 family protein produces the protein MKKHRHAQRLLLPLFTALLLPLSAAAESQQPEQSMASKVISQALKWNNGEYRVGTAEQCMNWTREVLVAACGAHFATLETQTPWDAHLLGSGDKLLPEHVDSLAADEFGKKVTRIGDLQPGDLVFLKNTYGNWAEGVLTHVGIALGDGTYIHRMTSNDGIVKIDPIPSNDFDSGIRLKESLCHSE
- a CDS encoding 5-oxoprolinase subunit PxpA, whose amino-acid sequence is MIKLNCDLGEGYGNWQLVDEALVMPYIDMANVACGFHAGDPLTVHRTVQLAKAHGVQIGAHPSYPDLVGFGRRSMACPPEEVTAMVLYQAGALQGLCAAEGTQLAYIKPHGALYHDMMGKEEVYRAILESVRKMELDIPVMLMATPEREKFETIASEYSVPLLFEAFADRRYRPDGTLTPRSETGAVLQDAEAVVEQVKNIAAGHVVASDGGRYPLQADTICVHGDNPHAVAVIKEVRKALKSRRDDLEAGDRL
- the alr gene encoding alanine racemase, which gives rise to MSRPLQARVNLDAIRHNYQFARSLGDGRTVAIIKANAYGHGLAVVGEALAGADALGVATIEEALVLRRTGVQGRLLVLEGVFDRAALREAISQRLDIVIHSPYQLDMLAQEPEGGHLALWLKIDTGMGRLGFSWPEAAAIYRRLRAVAPQAEITLMTHLACADEPQRECNEVQLQRFDSALAGEALAASIANSAALLALPGARRDWNRAGIMLWGVNPRLDGIRHPELRSSMEFESRLIAERQIGAGESVGYGCDYHFPGPGRFGIVACGYGDGYPRHAPSGTPVMVGGRKTQLVGRVSMDMLAVDLTYLPEAKVGAPVTLWGSALPVADVAAHAGTIAYELLTGLTERVPRIYEND
- a CDS encoding MFS transporter, which codes for MQPIHDRWQNLVSLLMVSMMGAAVLTLLPLWVGGLSDQGLFSETQIGWLAAADVIGIFASSASAIFWVRRIPWKQVTLAGLGLFFTGNLLSLGTTEFSLLMGFRILAGIGCGAAYAVALAGLGDHRRPPLAFGLMVTAQVTFGTIGFFVVPRIMELWQVNGFFHYLNGWLAATLLLCTLFFPRSKRSAAESDADGITSLLHGKSLLVFATTVVYYCGVSAVWAYLERIGVDMGLAGSQVGDLLGIGFAISGLGSLATPLISRLVGRALSLGISIAIQTVTMALLMGEHSGSGYMLYAATSIVFQFFWSFTIPLLMDQFNRVDDTGRFIVLCASAFKVGEIIGPPLAASLIGPFGYTGVLALGIGSVLLALCMALVTETRSNQSIAVPAAGTL